A single Prochlorococcus marinus XMU1410 DNA region contains:
- a CDS encoding peptidylprolyl isomerase — MQKFLSNQNKLFLSLSIVILQVFLLKPIQVLADLPTGNAVKDPSAILRNALPIKQVELQELQHKLEETSDLVRGGRWPALTKTVTKCQSLLKKYQSKIIHELPNDKKKIADKTFLELKENFDSLQEYSKSKDKYSFIATRRDALDKIGGLEEYFLPNEFPYSIPQEFDNLPRLLGRAKVSIKTSKGDMQAIVDGFNAPLTAGAFIDLSSKKFYKDLPINRAEEFFVLQTGDPIGEDIGYVDPETKVERHVPLEIRIPDEKDTFYNQTFEDLGLYTETPTLPFATLGTLGWSHSNSAVDDGSSQFFFFLYEAELNPAGRNLIDGRNAAFGYVIDGFDVLEELTKDDTIISIDVLEGIENLKLNA; from the coding sequence ATGCAAAAATTCTTATCAAATCAGAACAAACTTTTCCTAAGTCTATCAATTGTAATTTTACAGGTTTTTCTCTTAAAACCGATTCAAGTACTAGCTGATTTACCTACTGGAAATGCAGTAAAAGACCCTAGTGCAATCCTTAGAAACGCACTCCCTATCAAGCAAGTTGAGTTACAAGAACTTCAACATAAATTGGAAGAAACTAGTGACCTTGTAAGAGGAGGAAGATGGCCCGCTCTTACGAAAACTGTTACAAAATGTCAATCTTTACTAAAAAAATACCAGAGTAAAATTATTCACGAATTACCAAACGATAAAAAGAAAATTGCTGACAAAACATTTTTAGAGCTCAAAGAAAATTTTGATAGTCTTCAAGAATACTCTAAATCAAAGGATAAATACTCATTTATAGCGACCCGAAGAGATGCTTTAGATAAAATAGGTGGATTAGAAGAGTATTTTTTACCAAATGAATTTCCATATTCTATTCCTCAAGAATTTGATAACTTACCAAGATTACTGGGCAGAGCAAAAGTCAGTATTAAAACTTCCAAAGGAGATATGCAAGCAATTGTGGATGGATTTAACGCCCCGCTTACAGCAGGAGCATTCATAGATTTATCTTCAAAAAAATTCTATAAAGATTTACCTATCAACAGAGCAGAAGAATTTTTTGTATTGCAAACAGGTGATCCAATTGGTGAAGATATTGGTTACGTAGATCCTGAAACAAAGGTGGAACGTCACGTTCCCTTAGAAATTAGAATTCCTGATGAAAAAGATACTTTTTATAATCAAACTTTTGAAGATTTAGGTCTTTACACAGAAACGCCAACATTACCTTTTGCAACACTTGGAACTCTAGGATGGTCCCATTCAAATTCCGCAGTTGATGATGGCTCATCTCAATTTTTCTTCTTTTTATATGAAGCAGAATTAAATCCAGCAGGTCGCAATTTAATTGACGGGAGGAATGCTGCGTTTGGTTACGTTATAGATGGATTTGATGTATTAGAGGAGCTTACTAAAGATGACACAATAATTTCAATTGACGTTTTAGAAGGGATTGAAAACCTCAAATTAAATGCATAA
- the efp gene encoding elongation factor P: protein MISSNDFRTGTTIELDGQVWRVVEFLHVKPGKGSAFVRTKLKSVQTGNVVEKTFRAGESVQQAILEKSNLQHTYVESGDYVFMDMTSFEETRLTSEQIGKGAKYLKEGMEVNVIFHNGKVLEVELPISITLKVTETDPGVKGDTASGGTKPAILETGAQVMVPLFISVGEMIKVDTRNDSYLGREN from the coding sequence ATGATTTCCAGTAACGATTTTCGCACAGGTACTACCATCGAATTGGATGGACAAGTTTGGCGTGTTGTAGAATTTCTACATGTCAAGCCTGGCAAAGGTTCTGCTTTCGTGCGAACAAAATTAAAATCAGTTCAAACCGGCAACGTGGTTGAAAAAACTTTTCGAGCCGGAGAATCAGTACAGCAGGCTATCCTTGAGAAGTCTAACCTGCAGCACACTTATGTGGAGTCTGGTGATTATGTTTTTATGGATATGACAAGTTTTGAAGAGACAAGACTCACCTCTGAACAAATCGGTAAAGGTGCAAAATATTTGAAAGAGGGAATGGAGGTTAATGTAATTTTTCATAATGGTAAGGTTTTAGAAGTAGAACTTCCAATATCTATTACTTTGAAAGTCACAGAAACTGATCCAGGAGTTAAAGGTGATACTGCTAGTGGGGGCACGAAACCAGCTATTCTAGAAACAGGTGCTCAAGTTATGGTTCCTTTATTTATTTCTGTGGGAGAAATGATTAAAGTTGATACTCGTAATGACAGTTATCTTGGACGTGAAAATTAA
- the accB gene encoding acetyl-CoA carboxylase biotin carboxyl carrier protein yields the protein MAMKLDHDDLNRLIEKISTSDIQEFSLEGEDFKLEIKRNVFDQNQVINNLVSNTLSDNQTIANQKTINDNIPIVNEPEVPQVAPPGRSDLTEITSPMVGTFYRAAAPGEEPFVEVGNNVKVGQTICILEAMKLMNEIESEFNAEIVEILVENGTPVEFGQVLMRVKQS from the coding sequence ATGGCTATGAAATTAGATCATGATGACTTAAATCGCTTAATTGAGAAAATCTCTACAAGTGATATACAAGAGTTCTCGCTAGAGGGAGAAGATTTTAAACTCGAAATAAAAAGGAATGTATTCGATCAGAACCAAGTTATTAATAATTTAGTTTCTAATACTTTGTCTGATAATCAAACAATTGCTAATCAAAAAACTATTAATGATAATATTCCTATTGTTAATGAGCCTGAAGTGCCTCAGGTGGCGCCTCCAGGACGTTCGGATCTAACTGAAATTACTTCTCCTATGGTTGGTACATTTTATAGGGCTGCAGCGCCTGGTGAGGAACCATTCGTTGAGGTTGGGAATAACGTTAAGGTCGGTCAAACTATCTGTATTTTGGAAGCAATGAAGTTAATGAATGAAATTGAATCTGAATTTAATGCTGAAATAGTAGAGATTCTCGTTGAAAATGGAACACCAGTAGAATTTGGTCAAGTTTTAATGCGTGTTAAGCAATCTTGA
- the pdxA gene encoding 4-hydroxythreonine-4-phosphate dehydrogenase PdxA yields the protein MNFQNTNKILQVVISMGDDSGIGPEIILKALCSNEIPENIDFILVGSKKNLQNTYEHLRSLGLENLANPKNLKIHDIEISSSDNDLKSSYGNSSFRYLTKAIEIVKQYPNSALVTGPICKKSWYLAGHYFSGQTEVLAKSCGVKNFGMLFTAKSPITGWRFNTLLATTHIALSEVPKKLTTELIHSKLDLFKEFCNAYTDKPSLKVAGLNPHAGEEGILGHEEKDWLNDALITWNEKNRGIELLGPLSPDSCWNSSVKAWNDKNAEKHNGILAMYHDQGLIPMKVIALNYSVNTTIGLPFIRTSPDHGTGFDIAGKGIAQSQSMIEAIKAAVEMTNNSRLLNTH from the coding sequence ATGAATTTTCAAAATACAAATAAAATATTACAGGTAGTAATAAGCATGGGAGATGACTCAGGTATTGGACCTGAAATAATCTTAAAAGCGCTTTGTTCTAATGAGATACCAGAAAATATTGACTTTATATTAGTTGGATCAAAAAAAAATCTACAAAATACATATGAACACCTTAGATCCTTAGGATTAGAAAACCTTGCAAATCCTAAAAATTTAAAGATACATGATATAGAAATTTCTTCATCAGATAATGACCTTAAATCGAGTTACGGAAATTCAAGTTTCCGATATTTAACAAAAGCAATAGAAATTGTAAAACAATATCCCAATTCAGCACTTGTAACTGGACCAATTTGCAAGAAATCATGGTATCTAGCAGGTCATTACTTCTCTGGTCAAACTGAAGTACTAGCAAAATCATGTGGAGTAAAAAACTTTGGCATGTTATTCACAGCTAAATCGCCAATTACAGGTTGGAGATTTAATACTTTATTAGCTACAACCCACATAGCCCTTTCTGAGGTTCCCAAGAAATTAACAACAGAATTAATTCACTCTAAATTGGATCTTTTCAAAGAATTTTGTAATGCATATACTGATAAACCTAGTTTAAAAGTAGCAGGATTAAACCCTCACGCCGGGGAAGAAGGTATCTTAGGTCATGAAGAGAAAGATTGGCTCAATGATGCATTAATTACTTGGAATGAAAAGAATAGAGGTATTGAATTATTAGGCCCTTTATCACCAGATAGTTGCTGGAATTCTTCTGTAAAAGCTTGGAATGACAAAAATGCTGAAAAGCATAATGGAATTCTCGCTATGTATCATGATCAAGGTTTAATACCAATGAAAGTGATAGCTCTTAATTACTCAGTCAATACCACAATCGGTTTACCTTTTATAAGAACATCTCCGGATCATGGAACTGGATTTGATATTGCTGGCAAAGGAATTGCTCAATCTCAGAGCATGATTGAAGCTATTAAGGCTGCAGTAGAAATGACTAACAATTCAAGATTGCTTAACACGCATTAA
- a CDS encoding SDR family NAD(P)-dependent oxidoreductase, whose translation MKKPASLLGNKKKFLVFGCGFSGSFFARTIRKFGCTVLTSSRSVSKDPNSFIFNSENSVVPDEEIFDGVTHILSCIPPDKNGNDPVLGSLQSKLQDLPLEWVGYLSTTGVYGNTKGGWVSETDQPNPCQKRSHNRLNCEKKWIESTLPAQIFRLPGIYGPGRSTFEAIKNQKIRVILKKAQVFSRVHIADITHAIIYLLQNKDSLKFHQIVNIADDEPCSQIEVIQYCYDLLGLKMPQPILFEDAKDELSPIAQSFWMENRRVSNKLLCETLGYKLIYKNYKLGLKNCYLNS comes from the coding sequence ATGAAAAAACCTGCAAGTTTACTCGGAAATAAAAAAAAATTTTTAGTCTTTGGATGTGGTTTCAGCGGTAGTTTTTTTGCAAGAACTATTAGAAAATTTGGTTGCACTGTTTTAACGAGCTCAAGATCTGTAAGCAAAGATCCAAATAGTTTTATTTTCAACAGTGAAAATAGTGTGGTTCCTGATGAAGAAATTTTTGATGGAGTCACACATATTCTTAGTTGCATACCTCCTGACAAAAATGGTAACGATCCCGTATTAGGAAGCCTTCAAAGTAAACTCCAAGATTTACCCCTTGAATGGGTTGGATATTTATCTACCACAGGAGTATATGGAAACACCAAAGGTGGTTGGGTTTCTGAGACAGATCAGCCTAATCCTTGTCAAAAAAGAAGCCACAATAGATTAAATTGCGAAAAAAAATGGATTGAATCTACTTTACCTGCGCAAATTTTTAGATTACCTGGCATATATGGACCTGGAAGATCCACTTTTGAAGCAATCAAAAATCAAAAAATACGAGTTATTTTAAAAAAAGCTCAAGTATTTTCAAGAGTTCATATTGCTGATATTACACATGCGATTATTTATTTATTACAAAATAAAGATAGTTTAAAGTTTCACCAAATCGTAAATATTGCGGATGATGAACCCTGTTCTCAGATAGAAGTTATTCAATATTGTTACGATTTACTTGGTTTAAAAATGCCACAACCAATATTATTTGAGGATGCAAAAGATGAATTATCACCTATTGCTCAATCTTTTTGGATGGAAAATAGAAGAGTTTCGAACAAACTTTTATGCGAAACACTCGGATATAAACTAATTTATAAAAACTATAAACTAGGCTTAAAAAATTGCTACCTGAATAGTTAA
- a CDS encoding HNH endonuclease — MHINDAVFLEDLCPKFRFRQWRKSIHRFTGKSCIYCGKPSESIDHVIPRSQGGLSTTENCVPACLSCNGDKSDENALYWYRRQKFYDPRRAMAIRAWLEGDLRLAIRLLQWANPNFKVKNKNYVKDESEYKAA, encoded by the coding sequence ATGCATATTAATGATGCGGTTTTTTTAGAGGATTTATGTCCTAAGTTCAGATTTAGACAATGGCGAAAATCTATTCATAGGTTTACAGGAAAAAGTTGTATATATTGCGGAAAACCATCTGAATCTATTGACCATGTAATACCACGAAGCCAAGGAGGATTAAGTACAACAGAAAACTGTGTCCCTGCATGTCTTTCCTGTAATGGGGACAAATCAGATGAAAATGCTTTGTATTGGTATAGAAGGCAAAAATTTTATGATCCCCGAAGAGCAATGGCTATAAGAGCTTGGTTAGAGGGAGATTTAAGATTAGCTATACGATTACTACAATGGGCCAATCCTAATTTTAAGGTAAAAAATAAGAATTATGTAAAAGATGAATCAGAATATAAAGCAGCTTGA
- a CDS encoding DUF6554 family protein: MERFKKKKLTLLALGIFTPLTLTPAKVNASSFGAEIFCTMRDGGNDHESSWDAAYTYIKKQKGGLFKVSPKNAAAQITETVIREREKFSYCVEYLDNLHPNRKLIRDLEKEEERKEKEAKDREKKRKKLEKELEETNEEISEEFTDETLDRYSY; the protein is encoded by the coding sequence ATGGAAAGATTCAAAAAGAAAAAACTAACATTATTAGCGTTGGGAATTTTTACTCCTCTAACCCTCACTCCGGCAAAAGTAAATGCAAGTTCATTTGGAGCAGAAATTTTTTGTACTATGAGAGATGGCGGAAATGACCATGAAAGTAGTTGGGATGCAGCTTATACATATATAAAAAAACAGAAAGGAGGATTATTCAAAGTTTCCCCTAAAAATGCAGCAGCACAAATTACTGAAACAGTTATAAGAGAAAGAGAAAAATTTAGTTATTGTGTTGAATATTTAGATAATCTTCATCCAAATAGAAAACTAATACGAGATTTAGAAAAAGAAGAAGAAAGAAAAGAAAAAGAAGCAAAAGATAGAGAAAAGAAAAGAAAAAAATTAGAAAAAGAATTAGAAGAAACTAATGAAGAAATTTCTGAAGAATTTACTGATGAAACACTTGATAGATATAGTTATTAA
- a CDS encoding AbrB family transcriptional regulator: MPNINLFYYLIAGSIFGAVALKTGIPAAPLAGALIGASILSISGKVDMAEWPIGTRTILEIGIGTVIGTSLTKDSLVDIQNLWRPAILITFTLVITGLAIGLWTSRLLNIDVITTILGAAPGGISGMSLVGSEYGVGAAVATLHAVRLITVLLILPLVVKCLNIFGVIKS, from the coding sequence ATGCCTAACATAAATTTATTCTATTACCTAATTGCAGGTTCTATTTTTGGGGCTGTAGCTCTAAAAACAGGTATTCCTGCAGCTCCTCTAGCAGGTGCTTTAATAGGCGCAAGCATACTCAGCATTAGTGGCAAAGTCGACATGGCGGAGTGGCCAATCGGCACAAGAACAATTTTAGAAATCGGAATTGGAACAGTAATTGGTACGTCATTAACAAAAGATTCATTAGTTGATATTCAAAATTTATGGAGGCCGGCCATATTAATAACTTTTACTCTAGTTATTACAGGATTGGCAATTGGATTATGGACAAGCAGATTACTTAATATAGATGTAATAACAACAATTCTAGGAGCTGCACCAGGAGGAATAAGCGGAATGAGTCTTGTAGGGTCTGAATACGGAGTGGGAGCTGCTGTAGCAACTCTACATGCAGTAAGGTTGATTACTGTGCTTTTAATTCTGCCTCTAGTTGTAAAATGCTTGAATATATTTGGAGTAATTAAATCTTAA
- a CDS encoding pyridoxal-phosphate-dependent aminotransferase family protein, which produces MIPGPTPVPEKVLQALSKHPIGHRSKEFQDLVESTTKNLQWLHQTQNDVLTITGSGTAAMEAGIINTLSRGDKVICGENGKFGERWVKVAKEFGLEVIKIDSEWGTPLDPEKFKKVLEEDKQKEIKAVILTHSETSTGVINDLETISSYIRAHNTALSIVDCVTSLGACNVPVDEWKLDIVASGSQKGYMIPPGLSFIAMSQKAWEAAEKSNLPKFYLNLKSYRKSLLSNSNPYTPAVNLVFALDEALKMMREEGLDNIFRRHNKHKLAMSNAVKALNLKLFADEKYLSPSITAIKTEGMDAEEFRKTIKTNFDILLAGGQDHLKGKIFRVGHLGYVNDRDIITVVSAISNTLLELKKISTQQAGEALVVVSKYLEGN; this is translated from the coding sequence ATGATTCCTGGACCCACACCAGTCCCAGAAAAAGTTTTACAAGCATTAAGTAAGCATCCAATAGGCCATCGCAGTAAAGAATTTCAAGATCTCGTAGAGAGTACTACTAAAAATTTACAGTGGCTTCATCAAACTCAAAATGATGTTCTAACAATCACTGGTAGTGGTACTGCCGCTATGGAGGCTGGCATAATAAACACCTTAAGTAGAGGAGATAAAGTAATTTGTGGAGAAAATGGAAAATTTGGAGAAAGATGGGTAAAAGTTGCGAAAGAATTTGGTCTAGAAGTGATAAAAATTGATTCCGAATGGGGTACCCCACTTGATCCAGAAAAATTCAAAAAAGTATTAGAAGAAGATAAACAAAAAGAAATAAAGGCTGTTATTTTGACTCATTCTGAAACCTCAACAGGTGTAATTAATGATCTAGAAACTATAAGTTCATATATTCGCGCACACAACACAGCTTTATCAATTGTTGACTGCGTTACAAGTCTTGGAGCTTGCAATGTGCCAGTAGATGAATGGAAATTAGATATCGTTGCTTCAGGATCACAAAAGGGATATATGATACCTCCAGGGCTTAGTTTTATAGCAATGAGCCAAAAAGCATGGGAAGCTGCAGAAAAATCTAATTTACCAAAGTTTTATCTAAATTTGAAATCCTACAGAAAAAGTCTTTTAAGTAACAGCAATCCATATACTCCAGCAGTTAATTTAGTTTTTGCTTTAGATGAAGCTTTAAAAATGATGAGAGAAGAAGGCTTAGATAACATTTTTCGTAGACACAATAAACACAAATTAGCGATGAGCAATGCTGTAAAGGCTTTAAATCTAAAATTATTTGCTGATGAAAAATATTTAAGCCCTTCTATTACTGCAATAAAAACTGAAGGAATGGATGCTGAAGAATTTAGAAAAACAATAAAGACTAATTTCGATATTTTACTTGCTGGTGGTCAAGATCATTTAAAGGGAAAAATATTTAGAGTAGGACATTTAGGTTATGTTAATGACAGAGATATTATTACTGTAGTTTCTGCTATAAGTAATACACTTCTCGAACTCAAGAAAATATCAACCCAACAGGCTGGTGAAGCATTAGTCGTGGTATCTAAATATTTAGAGGGAAATTAA
- the cbiD gene encoding cobalt-precorrin-5B (C(1))-methyltransferase CbiD codes for MKKGFSLPLWVAGAARAALKKLVELPFENYELIKIPNENKEIKIEIHSVGLLKDDSHALGITFAKSGLDLDITQNLEIWTIVSLEKISFNNPVQTIPINIIAGFGVGIKEDTSEICISNFAKEVLYENLLDSIPEGFNLKLEIIFPNGKFLAERTSNKSFGIVDGLSIIGTSAETYSSASPDQLEEAKNNLAKLIQNDFKGEVVFVIGENGLNLAKTYNVNLPIIKIGNWIGPLLVDAAIKKVKTVILFGYHGKLIKLAGGIFHTHNHLADARIEILVYLAVQERVPPEIIIELSQLNNLEDALQFLERFNKSLADKLFKNLSSTIEKRSFNYVNRYVKTDMEIASIIFDRKRKIRWAGIYGNKYISYFQ; via the coding sequence TTGAAAAAAGGATTTTCTTTACCTTTATGGGTTGCTGGAGCTGCTAGGGCAGCATTAAAAAAACTAGTTGAGTTACCATTTGAGAATTATGAACTAATAAAAATTCCTAATGAAAATAAAGAAATAAAAATTGAGATTCATTCTGTGGGTTTACTTAAAGATGACTCGCATGCATTAGGAATTACCTTTGCAAAGTCAGGCTTAGATCTTGACATTACACAAAACTTAGAAATATGGACAATAGTATCTTTAGAAAAAATTTCTTTTAATAATCCTGTTCAAACAATTCCAATCAATATTATTGCAGGATTTGGTGTAGGCATAAAAGAAGATACTTCAGAGATATGCATTTCTAATTTTGCAAAAGAAGTTTTATATGAAAATTTATTAGATAGTATTCCTGAGGGCTTTAATTTGAAATTAGAAATAATTTTCCCAAATGGGAAGTTTTTAGCGGAAAGAACTAGTAATAAGTCATTTGGTATTGTTGATGGATTATCTATTATTGGTACTTCTGCAGAGACTTATTCGAGTGCTTCACCTGATCAATTAGAAGAGGCTAAAAATAATCTAGCAAAGTTAATTCAAAATGATTTTAAAGGGGAGGTTGTTTTTGTTATTGGTGAAAATGGGTTAAATTTGGCCAAAACTTATAATGTTAATTTGCCAATTATTAAAATTGGAAATTGGATAGGACCATTATTAGTTGATGCTGCAATAAAAAAAGTTAAAACTGTAATTCTTTTTGGTTATCATGGGAAATTAATTAAATTAGCAGGCGGTATTTTTCATACACATAATCATTTAGCTGATGCAAGAATTGAGATTCTTGTTTATTTAGCAGTGCAAGAAAGGGTACCACCTGAAATAATAATTGAATTATCTCAGTTAAATAATCTTGAGGATGCATTACAATTCCTCGAAAGATTTAATAAATCTTTAGCTGATAAATTATTCAAGAATTTATCAAGTACGATCGAAAAGCGTTCTTTTAATTATGTAAACAGGTATGTAAAAACTGATATGGAAATCGCATCAATCATTTTTGATAGAAAAAGGAAAATAAGGTGGGCTGGAATTTACGGTAATAAGTATATTTCTTATTTTCAATGA
- the guaA gene encoding glutamine-hydrolyzing GMP synthase produces MSQTSLKKERNPAIIILDFGSQYSELIARRIRETNVFSLVVSNQISIEEIKVINPNGIILSGGPNSVYEQNAPKCDEKIFNLGIPILGICYGMQLMVKELGGSVISATKKAEYGRAPINIDQESELLTDVEDKSIMWMSHGDSINCLPDGFNKIAHTENTLHAAISNDVKKLFGVQFHPEVIHSEFGMTVIKNFVYKISCCAADWTTETYIEETIPRIREQVGNKKVLLALSGGVDSSTLAFLLNKAIGNQLTCMFIDQGFMRKGEPEFLMNFFDKKFHIKVEYINARERFIAKLNGITDPEQKRKIIGEEFIRVFEEESNRLGPFQYLAQGTLYPDVIESAGTNIDPKTGERIAVKIKSHHNVGGLPKDLQFKLVEPLRKLFKDEVRKVGAALGLPDEIIKRHPFPGPGLAIRILGEVNNEKLDCLRDADWIVRDEIKKTGLYNDIWQAFAVLLPVKTVGVMGDKRTYAWPIVLRCVSSEDGMTADWSKIPFQILERIANRIVNEVSSVNRVVYDITSKPPGTIEWE; encoded by the coding sequence ATGAGTCAAACATCTTTAAAAAAAGAACGAAATCCTGCAATAATAATATTGGATTTCGGATCTCAATATTCTGAATTGATTGCAAGAAGAATTAGAGAAACTAATGTTTTTTCTCTTGTAGTAAGTAATCAAATTTCAATTGAAGAAATTAAAGTTATTAATCCTAATGGGATTATTTTGAGTGGAGGTCCAAATTCTGTATATGAACAAAATGCTCCTAAGTGTGATGAAAAAATTTTTAATTTAGGAATTCCTATTCTCGGCATATGTTATGGAATGCAATTAATGGTCAAAGAACTTGGAGGATCAGTTATTTCAGCAACAAAAAAAGCAGAATATGGTAGAGCACCAATAAATATAGACCAAGAATCTGAACTCCTAACTGATGTAGAAGATAAATCTATTATGTGGATGAGTCATGGAGATTCTATTAATTGTTTGCCTGATGGATTTAATAAAATTGCTCATACCGAAAACACTCTTCATGCAGCAATTTCAAATGATGTAAAGAAATTATTTGGCGTACAATTTCATCCAGAAGTTATTCATTCAGAGTTTGGGATGACGGTAATTAAAAACTTTGTTTATAAAATTTCTTGTTGTGCGGCTGATTGGACAACCGAAACATATATAGAGGAAACTATTCCCAGGATAAGAGAGCAAGTTGGCAATAAAAAAGTTTTGCTTGCCTTGTCTGGAGGAGTTGATTCCTCAACTCTTGCATTTCTTCTCAATAAAGCCATTGGAAATCAGCTTACATGCATGTTTATAGACCAAGGTTTCATGAGAAAAGGTGAACCAGAATTTTTAATGAATTTTTTTGATAAGAAATTTCACATAAAAGTTGAATATATTAATGCAAGGGAAAGGTTTATTGCCAAATTAAATGGGATTACTGATCCAGAACAAAAAAGGAAAATTATAGGTGAAGAATTTATTAGGGTATTTGAAGAGGAAAGCAATAGATTGGGGCCTTTTCAGTATTTAGCTCAAGGTACTCTTTATCCTGATGTTATTGAAAGTGCTGGTACTAATATTGATCCTAAGACTGGTGAAAGAATCGCTGTAAAAATAAAGAGTCATCATAATGTAGGCGGATTGCCAAAAGATTTACAATTTAAATTAGTTGAGCCATTAAGAAAACTTTTTAAGGATGAAGTCCGAAAGGTGGGCGCTGCTTTAGGTTTGCCAGATGAAATTATAAAAAGGCATCCGTTCCCAGGACCAGGATTAGCTATAAGAATTTTGGGAGAAGTGAATAATGAAAAACTTGATTGTTTAAGAGATGCAGACTGGATAGTAAGAGATGAAATTAAAAAAACAGGTCTTTACAATGATATTTGGCAAGCTTTTGCAGTATTGCTACCAGTTAAAACAGTAGGAGTTATGGGTGATAAAAGGACTTATGCATGGCCAATAGTTTTACGTTGTGTATCTAGTGAAGATGGTATGACAGCCGATTGGTCAAAAATTCCTTTTCAGATTTTGGAAAGGATTGCGAATAGAATCGTAAACGAAGTAAGTTCAGTTAATAGAGTTGTTTATGATATTACAAGTAAACCTCCTGGAACTATTGAGTGGGAGTAA
- a CDS encoding PD-(D/E)XK nuclease family protein, protein MPDTIKLSRTTVEKYLSCPRCCVLDKKYQIKPPSLPFTLNIAVDNLCKNEFDYYRKIQEPHPLFIEYGIDAVPFKHKYLERWRSNFQGIRFKSTEHNYDFGGAVDDIWQKKNGHLIIVDVKATSRNNFDWFETFDKYEYAKAYKRQLEMYQWLFKKNGFQVAKEAYLLYFNGKKNEEFFNNQLNFDVHLIKLDCSTSWVENKIIDTVNLLRSDNFPKPSLNCEYCNYLKKRWQLSIT, encoded by the coding sequence ATGCCCGATACTATTAAATTAAGTCGAACTACAGTTGAGAAATATCTTAGTTGTCCAAGATGTTGTGTACTTGACAAAAAATATCAAATAAAACCGCCATCATTACCATTTACCTTAAATATAGCTGTAGATAATTTATGTAAAAATGAATTTGATTACTATAGAAAAATTCAGGAGCCGCATCCTTTATTTATTGAATATGGAATTGATGCCGTACCTTTCAAACACAAATATTTAGAACGTTGGAGAAGTAATTTTCAAGGGATAAGATTTAAGTCAACTGAACATAACTATGATTTTGGTGGAGCTGTAGATGATATTTGGCAGAAAAAAAATGGTCATCTTATTATTGTTGATGTAAAAGCAACATCTAGAAATAATTTTGATTGGTTTGAGACTTTTGATAAATACGAATATGCAAAAGCTTATAAAAGACAGTTAGAAATGTACCAGTGGTTGTTTAAGAAAAACGGTTTTCAAGTGGCTAAAGAAGCTTATCTTTTATATTTCAATGGCAAGAAAAATGAAGAGTTTTTTAATAACCAATTAAATTTTGACGTACATCTAATTAAATTAGATTGTTCTACTTCATGGGTAGAAAATAAGATAATTGATACGGTTAATTTATTACGTTCGGATAATTTCCCCAAACCTTCCTTAAATTGTGAATACTGTAATTATTTAAAGAAGCGTTGGCAGTTGTCAATAACTTAA